The region GTTTATTCTTAAGCCAACTTGAACACCGTCTTCTTCTGCCCATGTTTCAACCTCGCTCATCATTAAACGGTCAGGATGCACAAGCTCGTATGCGCTGCCTTGCTTCTGCTCCTCTCCCTCTCGCGGTCCAAGCCGGTGATCTCTTCCCCCTCCGGCGCCACTCGCTACCCGTCCATCTTCAGCTTCGGCGACTCCTTCGCAGACACGGGCAACAACCCCGTCGTCTTCGGATGGTACTCTGTCTTCGACCCCGTCACGCGGCCTCCCTACGGCACCACCTTCTTCGGCCGCCCCACCGGCCGCAACGGCGACGGTCGGCTCATCATCGACTTCATTGGTATGTGCATGCTCCGGGCAAGCCACTGGAAAACGCAGCAGTCATAAATTTTATGATTTTGAATTTGTGGGAGCAGCTGAAAACCTGGGCCTGCCGTATGTGCCGCCCACCTTGGCGCACAACAGCAGCtaagggtggacacggtccgggccggtccgggcCCGGTCCGAGCCGTCGTTTGGACCGGCCGGCGGCGGTCCGGGCCGGACCGGACCGAGCTGCATCACGGTCCTGATTTTGTGGACCGGACCGGCGACGAGGAAGCCCGGGCCGGACCGAGCGGACCGACCAACGGCCACCGGCGGCGACTTGCCCGGGTGCGGCGGCGAGGTGTGCAACATGCGTGGTTGCTCTGGAGAGGTGGGTCAGATGCGCGAGCGCCGGCGGCAAGGCGTGCGCTGGGCAGCGCGGCTGTTATTCATGAACCGCGAGCTTTAGACATTGTCGTTGCCAACCATGAACCTGCAACACTCACGCCATGCACGCACGGGACGTGCCGATCTAAACGGCATGCACGCATCACGCATGGGGGGTGCCCGATCTAATTAAACGGCATGCCCGCGCAGGACGTGCAACTGGGGTGCGGCTTTTCAGTTTGCGCTCTCTTTATTCCTTGCGTAACAGCCGTGCCTGATCTAAACGCGCGCCATCCTCGCACAGGATGTCCCTATTACGGAGTACATGCAAGTAGTGTAGCGCGTGCATGAGCCCACAATTTTTTCTCTGCGGGCCTTCCTTGATTAGTGGATCAATTTGGACGTGGAGCTAGTAGTGGGATAATGCCATGATTACTGGATCGAACCCCACCTCTTTCGTTCTTTCTCTGTTCGACAGAACGAAAGGAAAGGAAAACTGGATCGAGGAGGGGTGCGGCAGTGCCGGAGGGGATCTCACCGGCGCCACAGCAGGGCGTCGCCGGCGGCTAGGCGGAAGAAGCGCGCCACCTTCGGTCCGACCGAGCCGGACCGAGCCAAGGCAGGACCGGACCGATCAATTTTCGGTCCCCTTTTCACGGACCGGACCGGTCAGTTTTTTTGTCGGTCCGGGCTATTTCGGTCCGGTCCACTTCGGTCCACGAGCGGGCCCAAAAGCCCGCTCGCCCCGTCCACCCTGAACAGCAGCTTCCGCCGAGGTGCCAACTTCGCCGTTGGAGCCGCCACCGCCCTAGATGCCGGTTTCTTCCACGAGAGGGACATCCCCAGTGGCTCCAGCAAGTTCCCCCTCAACACCAGCCTAGGCGTGCAGCTGGAGTGGTTTGAGTCCATGAAGCCTACATTGTGCCGCACACCTCGAGGTTACAATTACAATATTCATGGGCATCCGTAGCTATCATTACTTTCATTATCCAAGTCAACGCTTGATGAGAACTCAAATGATATGCATCTGGCGTCCAGAGTGCAAGAAATTCTTGGGCAGATCCCTCTTCTTGGTGGGCGAGTTCGGAGTCAACGACTATCACTTCTCTTTCCAACGGAAAACGGTGCACGAAGTCAGATCCTTCGTTCCAGATGTTATCGCTACCATCTCCATCGCCATCGAGGTACTTTCCTGCTCTTGCTCTTATGCAGTCATGATTCATGAAGCTCTACAAGAGCTTAGAAAATGAGAATCCACACCTACAAGCGTGAAGATTTATCTCTACTCCCAAGCTGGTACACCTCTTATCTAGACCATCCAATTTTGCATCAGAATTCATGCTTACAAACTTCTCTTTTTCATTTCTCCcatatgagaaaacatttgaacctGAAACATTGCACATCAACATCACACAAGTATTACTATGtgcagaattgtttttctttttgcGCAACAGAAATATATAAAACGATAAAACTTATTGCAAATTTATGTTGCATCAAAACATTTTGTGCATCGACTGGTTCTTATGCAAGTTCGGCGCACTCTAGTGCTTTtactcgtcgctaggtggtctacggacctggATGTTACTTCTGATAGTCTTTGTGCTACCTTGAtagttgatgaatagatcgaaagtttttctcgcaaaaaaaaaagttctcatgtatgagagaaacgaaaAAGAGAAATTTCAATATAAAAATAGCACAGATGGTGCAAAGATGAATGATCCAAATAGAAGGTGTAGCTACATGCGAGTACAGAAAATCCACACCTACAAGCACCCATGCTAAACTAATTGTTGGACTCAACAGAGGCTGATCAAGCATGGAGCAAGAAGCCTGCTGGTTCCCGGCGTGATCCCGTCCGGATGCTCGCCGCCCATCCTGACCAAGTTTGCCGGCGCCCCACCGTCAGCATACAACTCCAAAACCGGCTGTCTGACAGCGCACAACGAGCTGGGGCTGTACCACAACGCTCTGCTGCAGGCGGCTCTCACCAAGCTCCGGGCCAAGCACCGCAACGTCAAGATCATCTACGCCGATTTCTTCGGCCCGATCATGGAGATGGTGGAGTCACCGCACAAGTTCGGTTAGCATCACCAACTCTGCTGGAAGAATCTAAATTAGGTGCTTAGCACATAGACAAAATGTCATCGTGGAAGGTGGTTGACGTTGATGGATGGATGATTGCAGGTTTTGAAGAGGACGTGCTTATGGTGTGCTGTGGAGGGCCCGGAAGGTACGGAATGAACTCGACTGTTCCATGCGGCGATGCAGCCGCGACGACGTGCCGGGATCCGTCTGCTCGGCTGTACTGGGACGGCGTCCACCTGACGGAGGCGGCTAACCGGCACGTCGCCGATGCCTGGCTGGGCGAGATCAACGCGTCCACAGGAGTCAGCCGCAAGCAGGGTGCAAAGGAGCCATGTCGACTGGGTCGTCACAGAATATAGGGGCCGAAATAGTGATGAGGTAAGTGAGCCGAAAGATAATTTATCCAGTAGATAGTTTGACACACAGCGTCGCCAAGTAATTTGTTACCTGAAGGGATGAACCTGCAGGGTCACGGGAGTAGTGATTCAAGTTTTAATTGTTTACTGTCGTTGTTTTAGAGTCCTGTCATTTTCTTTTCTGTGAAATCCAGGTTCAGCTTCATGTTTGTGTTCACGGTCCCACGTCTTATTCTCGTGTAGCGCACGAGTGAGCTTTCTTTGGAGCTTTGTTTGTGAGGTTCTAGGTCCGACTCTGGCAAGCCCTGGATCTCACAGGGTTTATTCAAACCCGTGCTAACCAGATAGACGGACTTCTGACTATATCTTCAAATTCCCTTGCATTTTTGTAGCATTGACACCTGCTCTCTAGACAGCGGGATCACGACTAACTTGGTCATAAAATGGACGCGATAACTGCTGACGCATGTCGTCTCACTTTGCCGCAGATTTCCTGGTCTACTGGCCATTTGGAGGTCTTTTTCACTTTCTTTTCATAGTTGAACTTGTCGCATAtgattgctttatttataaagcaggaGGAAAGTTTATTTATATAGCCCAAAAGGCACACAATCTGAGAACAATTTGTATTCGCGTGAAAAAGCATGGCCATTTATAAAATGTTAATGTATTTAATCCGTGTGCATTGCAGTCGAGTGATTTGTCAAGCACAATTCTAGATGTATCTTTTCAGTCGTGCCTTGTAACTTGATGTTTATtctataaatgagacacgtattaccatgcaaataaAAAAACATAGTTCTAGATGATGCTCTGCTACACAATGCTGATATAATGGTCAATTCTAGATGCTTCACTGTTGCACATTGCAGTCGAGCGATCCACCATCAGCTCACCACTTGCAGCAGGATGGATCTAGGAGGTGAAGCCCTGACCCGCCACGACCGGGCGTCATGGCTGGCAACCACACTGCCCCCACAGCCTTGGCTCTACAGCCACCGCCGAGAGCCCTTGGGACCATAGCCCTAAACTGCCAACACACGTGGCACCTAGGGACGTGATATTGTAATTGTCGTAAGTGTATTGGTCACCAACCATCTATCATGTAATTTTCGTAACTAATACATTCCTTATCAACTAAAATCTCATTTATTTCCACACAAATAGCAGTCCACCTACTACACAATTCAGGAGACACAGGTCCAACTTCCTCCATACTACCCAATACTTCCAACTCCTCTTGAAGCTCTTTTCTCCTCTTTTTGGAATGCCCAAACTTATTGGAACTCCAACCTTTAAGAAAATTACTAAATATTTTAAGCTTTATGTTAATGATATTGGAATCCTCATATCTTACACGCTTGTTCCAAATTTTACTACCCAAAAGAAGAAACTCATCATTCTTAACCTAGCTCAACAAAAATGTCAATTCATTTATTTTAGGTGATGTCATGACATAGTTCCCAGAGGGTAATATTAGAGCATTATGAGCAGATACACATCAAACCACATTTCTCGAATGAACTAAAGGAAATAAATCCACCCACTCACTAAACATGAGGATCTTGTCTAATTTCTCGAGAGTAGCATGGGCTTGCTTATTAGGCCATGTATAGATGATTCCACTAATATAGAACTCCCTTAGAGCAAGAGTAGGAATAGTAGAATTGAAAAAAATCAGTAAAAGGACAATGATGCATTTTCTAAGTCTTATCACCATTATGTCCAACGatattgaagtctccaccaacactACATGTATTGAGATACACTTAGTAATGTGGGGATCCATGATGAGATCCGTCAGAAATTGTACGTGGCAGCCTCACACATGACCTGCACATGTATTTTAGAATATATAACATATTACATGGACAGTTACTAAGTATTTTGTGCTTAATATTCTCCGTTGGGAAGTTGAAATACATTCGAATCTGAGGCCTTATCATAGTAGTTACAACACATGTAGGACATATAATTTATTCATACATATTGTCTTATAAACCGTTCGCGCACATGTTGCTAGTTCAGGTTTTAATGCATCGCCTTCTTCAGAGAGACCACGATGCTGGGCAACTTGGCATTCCGTTTCTCAAGATGTTTTGCAACGACGCAGGCATACACCGCAAACAACTCATCCATAATGCCCTCGCCGAAGTGGCCAGCAATAAGTGGCTCTAACACTGATCTGATGGTCATGGAGAGGTTTCTCCCACTGCTGGCAGGGTCAAGCACCATGTGCTCGTCGTCAGAATCATCATCTTGAGGGTCCCAATTGACTTCGACCATCCCCACATGCTCAATGTCGAATAGCTCTGTGTGGTTGACCACTGCCTTCACCTCCTCCACTGATGGGGCGTAGAGTGGCAGGTTGAATGAGTCAAGTTTTTCTTTTTCCACGCGACCCTGCAATGGACCAGTAACCACGGTAAGACTTGATATAGAATTCCTGTCAAATAAATATAGAATATCATAGCGATTGTTTCCACGCCATGCGTTTCAGCACAAGCTAAAGGCATTTTTGTATTACATAAGGTTATTtatgaaatgcaaaataccaaaaggcTTTAGTATCAATTCTACGAGAGATCGAGATTCACAAGAACAAAACCACTACTATGTATTTTAGGGTGAATAGGAATGATCTATGCTCAGAAGATTTTAGTATCTAATCATAACCAAATATTAAACTTGAAAATAACACAGGCATGCCGACTATACCTTGAGGACAAGTGACCGGAGAGATTCAGAAAGCAATTCCCACACGGTGCCAATTTCCCCATGCGTCAGCATTTCTTCGCTCTTTCGTCCCAGAAGCATCAAAAACATTCGCCCACCACTCATCAATTCTTTTGAGCGCAGTGTAAGGAACAACTCAAAGTCAATTTGAAACTGTTCTCTGAATAGATTTGCTATTGAGTGCGGAGTAGTCTTTCCAATATGGATGTTTCCTTCATTTATATAGTTGCCACTTGAGAGTTGGTCAGGCACCTAAGACATTTAGTACAATCAAACGAGACATTATTTAGTAAACCTGAGATCAAATGGGAAAAACTATGCATGATTATAAGCACGAGATTTTAGAGTGGGACTTATCAATCTACAGAAAAATATCGTAGAGCATTACCATTCGTAAAACTATTGATTATACTGTTACATGTAAAAATGAGGAACATACATTACCATTCGTAAAACTAATAATAATTCGTAGTAGTATGAATACTATTTACTAATTTGATACAGTATATATGACTATATTATCATAATGTTTTGCGTGTACATAATCATGTCCTAAGACCATCTCCAATGGGGTGGAAAAAGCTTGGTTTGATACACTAGAGCATGGTGAATTAACCAAGTTGTTGTTTGAAGGGATTAGTGTGTCGGTGGCAATGCTAGTTCGTCCATATGTAAGAgatgagagagggggaagaggaacACGCATAAATAAGCGATCATGCACGGCGCatgactagtgtagtgtcaaaaatgttcttatattatgggatggagggagtagactcCTAACTAACGTAGAACCAATTAAACTGCATTACCACAATAGTTATTCCTTACTTGGCAAGTCAATTATTTTCATGCGTCTTACTCCTTCCAGTAAAGAAATAACATGGTCATTTTGCACATAGTTTTTGGATGTTTAAAAGTATGGCCCTGTTAACTAAGCTAGGTCCCTTCTTTTTTATGGTATAATAGATAACCTTTGCTGTGCTTTCTCGTGGAGACAAAACTGGAATGATAAACACTGGATGATGCTTGAACATAAGTGTATGATCAAGTGTGGATGAGTACTGCTTTGTTGCAGTCTGATGTTTAGTTTAGGCTGGAACATAATTTAGCATGACAAGTGTGCAATCATGCGTGTACCTTGGAGAGCCAATGGAGGCTGTAGGACGAGTGGAAAAGATGGACGCTCTGGCTAGGACAAAGCCTGTTGTAGAACGATCCCGGTAGCCCGACGACATAGTACGGTGGCGTCACCGCCTCATGGTCCTCCCCTTCCCTAGTGACAGTATGGAACTGATCAAGCGACTGGAAGATGAGGTTGAAATCGTTCCTGGGCAAGTCGTTCAGGAGAAACTGCAGCTCCACGCCACGCTGTTCGTTTGTGTTCTTGCTGTAGTCAGAGATCATGCCGGTAACCTCGGCGACGATGAAGAGAGCGTTCGGGCCGGATGAGCAGCCGAGGTCACCGACGACCATGGTGCTCGCTGGGGAGAGCGAGGTGTATACCTCTTCTACGGTCCTTTGAAGCAATGGCCTGTTCTTCAGCATGGCCTTCATCTGCGAAAGTATGTATAAAAAGGTGCTACACATAGCTTGATTacatgaaagaaagaaagaaagaaagaaacgagTGCAGGATGCTAGTTTGGATACAAACTGGGATCCTGGAGTTGGCGGCGTAGCTATTCTCTCCGTCGCCGGTAGCCATGTGGAGGACGTCCTCTACCTTCATTGTCGTTGATCGCCGGTGGTGTTCCTCTGTTGATCGCCGGCTCTTCTTTATATAGAAGGTAGGCCAGTTACACTGTTGCGTACTGGTTAATTACGAGCAATTAAATAATTTCGGGTCTGTGTCAGAGGGCAACTGGTATGCAATCACGGGTGAATCGTCGCACGTGCCCATATGACTTGCGTTTCTATAGCGAAAGGCTGGGCGATCCTTCTTGCCTTCGTCGTGATGCATCATGTTCGGACGTCAATAGAATCGATGAGAATCATGAGGCATGTTCGGAAGAGCTGGAAATCTGGAATGCATCTCCGATCGTGTAGTTAATTAGAATCATGAGCTGGACTGGAATCATGTATGTTTGGATTGGCGGTGTCCCCCGTGACTCACGCTTTGTTCGATTGGCGGCAGATAACTACGTCGTGCTGGCTGGCCAGCCATGTGATGGATCGATTTGCGTGGTCAAATTGATAGTGGGCCTTCCACTGCTacaatttttatattttccaagtgCCCCGAAAACGCGGCAAAAGCGTATTTGAACTCGGCATACAAAGTGCCGTGTTCAGCTCTCCTATTAAGGTACTCGGCCTACACTCTTCAGAAAAAAGGCCATGTTGCCAAGTATTAGCCGTTGGGACTCGGCAAATACTTTGCCGAGATCTAAACGTGGCACTCAGCACAAAAGCTCACTTGACGGGGCAAAATAATCCTATACGAACGGGTCGTACGTGCGACCCGGACGCATGGGGAGGCTGGCAGGTGGCCCACCCTCACTAGGTGCTCTCTCACAAGCAGGTCGTACAGGATTCGCCACCTGGCACATGACTTCACCGAGATCTGTCGGGCAGAACTCTGCAAAAATAAATGCCTCGGAGGCCACCATGTGTCCCAACGACTTCACCGAGAGCCCATGTTTGCCGAGATTACAGAGCTAAAACTCGGCAAGGCCATACGCTAAGAGGCCGACAACGTGTCCACGCTGGTAATGCTACGCGGCCTTTGTTTGTCGAGTTGCTTCCAGTTGCTGTCGGCAAAACATCATTTCCGAGATCCAACACTCGCAAACTCATCTACAACATATTTCTTAAACACGTTGCATATTTTTATACACGCAGAATATTTTTGGGATACACGTTGAATATTTTACCTCTACATGATGAGCATTTTAAAAAATGGTTGAAATATTTATTGGGATACATGCAAAATATTTTTTAAAGGATGCAGGTAGCGAGCGCGTGGCCGGTAGTTTGCTCAATCGAACATGCCTTCACATTAGGAATGGACATCTTAATTGTAAGCGGCCCCCCAGGTGTCCttaaatttttttttcttttgtcacCTTCGTCGTGGTCACGTGATTCTGAAACGTTACCAAACAAACAAACGCGGGTGCGGCTGAGGATAATTTATCGTCCTCTAGCGCCGATTGGGGATCGGTTAGGTGCCGGTTGGGGATCGGCTAGGTGCCAGTTAGAGAAGTAAAACCGAATTTTTACTCTACTAACCGGTTGGAGGGGATCGGTTGGAAATGTCCTTAA is a window of Triticum dicoccoides isolate Atlit2015 ecotype Zavitan chromosome 2B, WEW_v2.0, whole genome shotgun sequence DNA encoding:
- the LOC119366843 gene encoding GDSL esterase/lipase At5g45910-like yields the protein MHKLVCAALLLLLSLSRSKPVISSPSGATRYPSIFSFGDSFADTGNNPVVFGWYSVFDPVTRPPYGTTFFGRPTGRNGDGRLIIDFIAENLGLPYVPPTLAHNSSFRRGANFAVGAATALDAGFFHERDIPSGSSKFPLNTSLGVQLEWFESMKPTLCRTPRECKKFLGRSLFLVGEFGVNDYHFSFQRKTVHEVRSFVPDVIATISIAIERLIKHGARSLLVPGVIPSGCSPPILTKFAGAPPSAYNSKTGCLTAHNELGLYHNALLQAALTKLRAKHRNVKIIYADFFGPIMEMVESPHKFGFEEDVLMVCCGGPGRYGMNSTVPCGDAAATTCRDPSARLYWDGVHLTEAANRHVADAWLGEINASTGVSRKQGAKEPCRLGRHRI
- the LOC119361772 gene encoding anthranilate O-methyltransferase 2-like, with the protein product MKVEDVLHMATGDGENSYAANSRIPMKAMLKNRPLLQRTVEEVYTSLSPASTMVVGDLGCSSGPNALFIVAEVTGMISDYSKNTNEQRGVELQFLLNDLPRNDFNLIFQSLDQFHTVTREGEDHEAVTPPYYVVGLPGSFYNRLCPSQSVHLFHSSYSLHWLSKVPDQLSSGNYINEGNIHIGKTTPHSIANLFREQFQIDFELFLTLRSKELMSGGRMFLMLLGRKSEEMLTHGEIGTVWELLSESLRSLVLKGRVEKEKLDSFNLPLYAPSVEEVKAVVNHTELFDIEHVGMVEVNWDPQDDDSDDEHMVLDPASSGRNLSMTIRSVLEPLIAGHFGEGIMDELFAVYACVVAKHLEKRNAKLPSIVVSLKKAMH